From Dechloromonas sp. A34:
CTCTTCTACCTGGCGCTGGTCATGTTGCCGGAATCAGCCCGGCCCTGGATCGACCGCGTCTTCTACGTCTGGGTCAGCGTCTTCGCACTGTTCGTGGTCACCGTGTTCTGGGGGCTGGTGGTCGACCTGTTCCGCGACGAGCAGGGGCGGCGGCTGTTTGGCTTCATCACCGTCGGTTCCTCGCTCGGCGGCATCGTCGGCTCGGCGACCACGGCGCTGCTGGCACAGCAGATGCCGGTCTTCCTGCTCCTGCTGCTCGCCGTCCTGCCGCTCGAGGTGGCAGGACGGCTGGGGCGGGCTCTCGACCAGCAAGCCGCAGCGGCACCGGCCACGCTCAACCGCGAACCCGAGGCGCGCATCGGCGGCAGCGCCTGGAGCGGCATCGGCCCGGTGTTCGCCTCGCCTGTGCTGCGCAATATCGCGCTGTGGATCCTGCTCATGACCTTCGCCTCGACCATCCTCTATTTCGTGCAGTCGCACCTGGTCGGCGAGGCGATCACCGACCGCGCCGCGCGCCGGGCCTTCCTGGCGCGTATCGATCTCGTCGTCAATGTTGTCACCATCGTCACCCAGGCCCTGCTCACCGCCCGCATCCTGGCCTGGATCGGTATCGGGGCGACGCTTGCCGTGCTGCCGGCGGTGGCGGCGCTCGGCTTCATTGCGCTGGGCAGTGCCCCGGCCACGATGGCCTTGAGCGCGCTGCTCGTCGTCCGCGTGCTCTACGACAGCAGCCGCCATGCCCTGGCCAAGCCGGCCCGTGAAGTGCTGTTCACCAGGCTCAGCCGCGAGCAGCGTTACAAGTCCAAGGCCTTCATCGACGCCGCCGTCTATCGCGGCGGCGATCTGCTCAGTGGCTGGCTCTACGCCGGCTTCGCCGCCCTCGGCCTGAGTACTGCGGCTATCGCCCTGGCCGCGGCGCCGGTGGCGGTGCTCTGGGCCTTGCTCGGCTGGCGCCTGGGGCGGGGCGAGGCGGAACGTCGGGAATGATCTGATCGTTTTTGCGGCTGCCCGGTCTACGCATTGAAGACGGTCGCCGGCAAGCTGGATTCGACCGGATATATCGGATATAAATGGCATAGATTTTCTGCATTCCCCGGCAGTTTTCCCGCGCAGTCACTGATTAAGGCCTCCAGAGCGATGTCAGACAGTCCCAGGATCACCATGGATCAACTCCGGATCGGACTGTATGTCTTCCTTGATCTGAGCTGGTTTCAGCATCCGTTCGCGTTCAGCCATTTCAAGATCAAGTCCGAGGAGCAAATCGCCACGATCCGTGGCCTCGGCTTGAAGAGCGTGCGTTACAACCCGGCGATGAGTGACAACGATCCGCCGCCGGCAGAGGCATCGGGGCAAGCGGCGACGCAGCCCGTCGCCGAACCGGCGTCGGATTTCGTCGCGCAGGCCCTGGCCGCCAAGCGCGCGATGATGGAGCGGATCAGGGTCCAGCGCGAGGCGGCGGCGCGGATCGAGAATGCCTTCATCAATACCGCCAAGACGGTCCGCGACGTCGAGAAGAACCTGTTCACCCAGCCGGCCGAAACAGTGCGCCAGGCATCGAAACTGGTCAGCCAGATCGCCGAATCGATCCTCTGCGCGCCGGAACTCGCCATCCATGTCATGGGCGACAAGATGGGCGGCGAGGAACTGTATTTCCATTCCCTGAACGTCACCACGCTGGCGATGATGATGGCCCGCGACATTCAGCTACCGGCCGAGGTCGTCGGCACGCTGGGCATGGGGGCGCTGTTTCACGACATCGGGCGCAAGGAGATTCCGAACCGGATTCTGCTGAAGACCGAGCCGCTAACCCAGGCCGAACGCCATCTCTACGAAATGCATTGCCAGTACGGGGTCGAGATCGGCCAGCGCCTGCAGTTCGCTCCACCGGTCCTGAGCATCATCCGCGAGCACCACGAACTGTTCGACGGCAGCGGTTATCCGCAGAAACTCAAGGGCGAGTCGATCGGCCTGCTGTCGCGCATCGTCGCCCTGACCAACCACTACGACGAGCTGTGCAACCCGCCCAATATCACCGATGCCCTGACCCCGCACGAGGCGTTGTCGCTGATGTTCGCCAGGCTGCGCAACAAGTTCGATCCCAAGCTGTTGCAGGTGTTCATCCGTTGCCTCGGCGTCTACCCGCCGGGCACGATCGTCCAGCTCTCGAACGGGGTGATCGGCATGATTGCCACGGTCAATACCGCCAAGCCAATGAAGCCGATGGTCGTCATCTACGACGCCGAAATCCCCAAGGAGGAGGCGATCCTGGTCGATCTCGAACGCGAAACCGACCTCAACATCGCCAAGGCCATCCGTCCGGCGCAGGTGCCGGGGGAAATCTACAA
This genomic window contains:
- a CDS encoding NTP/NDP exchange transporter, with translation MFATLFARLVPVRSGETVPMLLATAYGFAILFAYYLLRPVRDEIGAADRGNLQLLWTAVFLVMLLAVPLYSAAVSRLRRGVFIPLANRFFAAHLILFYLALVMLPESARPWIDRVFYVWVSVFALFVVTVFWGLVVDLFRDEQGRRLFGFITVGSSLGGIVGSATTALLAQQMPVFLLLLLAVLPLEVAGRLGRALDQQAAAAPATLNREPEARIGGSAWSGIGPVFASPVLRNIALWILLMTFASTILYFVQSHLVGEAITDRAARRAFLARIDLVVNVVTIVTQALLTARILAWIGIGATLAVLPAVAALGFIALGSAPATMALSALLVVRVLYDSSRHALAKPAREVLFTRLSREQRYKSKAFIDAAVYRGGDLLSGWLYAGFAALGLSTAAIALAAAPVAVLWALLGWRLGRGEAERRE
- a CDS encoding HD-GYP domain-containing protein, with product MDQLRIGLYVFLDLSWFQHPFAFSHFKIKSEEQIATIRGLGLKSVRYNPAMSDNDPPPAEASGQAATQPVAEPASDFVAQALAAKRAMMERIRVQREAAARIENAFINTAKTVRDVEKNLFTQPAETVRQASKLVSQIAESILCAPELAIHVMGDKMGGEELYFHSLNVTTLAMMMARDIQLPAEVVGTLGMGALFHDIGRKEIPNRILLKTEPLTQAERHLYEMHCQYGVEIGQRLQFAPPVLSIIREHHELFDGSGYPQKLKGESIGLLSRIVALTNHYDELCNPPNITDALTPHEALSLMFARLRNKFDPKLLQVFIRCLGVYPPGTIVQLSNGVIGMIATVNTAKPMKPMVVIYDAEIPKEEAILVDLERETDLNIAKAIRPAQVPGEIYNYLSPRKRVSYYFDAGQPGQAKATP